The Sorangiineae bacterium MSr11367 genome window below encodes:
- a CDS encoding class I SAM-dependent methyltransferase has translation MDIRTYNREAWDRAVAEGDRWTIPVSREAIARAREGDWHIVLTPRKPVPRSWFPVELEGLDVLCLASAGGQQAPILAAAGATVTVFDNSPAQLGQDRLVAEREGLSIRTVEGDMRDLSELGDASFDLIFHPVSNCFVESVRPVWRECARVLRAGGTMLAGVANPVAFCFDVDLEKRGELVIRYPLPYSDKTSLTDEERRRYTDKGEALQFGHTLEDQIGGQIDAGFALIGYYDDFASEGEVVAKYMPTFLATRARKTA, from the coding sequence ATGGATATTCGCACTTACAACCGAGAGGCCTGGGACCGCGCCGTCGCGGAAGGTGATCGCTGGACGATACCCGTGAGCCGCGAGGCGATCGCGCGGGCCCGCGAGGGCGATTGGCACATCGTCCTCACGCCGCGCAAGCCGGTGCCGCGCTCTTGGTTTCCCGTCGAGCTCGAAGGGCTCGACGTCCTCTGTCTCGCGTCGGCCGGCGGACAGCAAGCCCCCATCCTCGCGGCGGCCGGTGCGACCGTCACCGTGTTCGACAACTCGCCCGCACAACTCGGGCAAGATCGACTCGTGGCCGAGCGCGAAGGGCTCTCCATTCGCACCGTCGAGGGCGACATGCGCGATCTCTCCGAGCTCGGCGACGCAAGCTTCGACTTGATCTTCCACCCGGTGTCGAACTGTTTCGTCGAGAGCGTGCGCCCCGTCTGGCGTGAGTGCGCACGGGTGCTGCGGGCTGGCGGCACGATGCTCGCCGGCGTGGCCAACCCGGTCGCATTCTGCTTCGACGTCGACCTGGAAAAGCGCGGCGAGCTCGTCATCCGCTACCCTCTCCCCTATTCGGACAAGACGAGCCTCACCGACGAAGAACGCCGCCGCTACACCGACAAAGGCGAAGCGCTCCAGTTCGGTCACACGCTCGAAGATCAAATCGGCGGCCAAATCGACGCGGGCTTCGCCCTCATCGGCTACTACGACGACTTCGCAAGCGAGGGCGAGGTGGTGGCCAAATACATGCCCACATTCCTCGCCACCCGCGCCCGCAAAACGGCTTAA
- a CDS encoding LysR substrate-binding domain-containing protein, translating into MNARPELPSLHALHCFDVASRSANFTEAARTLHLTHGAISRQIRALETALGVRLFVRGARNVALTADGTALMQVTERAFGILHEGVAQMQRRHERPLVLSCEPTLALQWLIPRLASFYEAHPEQVVHIESSGGPIDFARTGVDLAIRRQDFPIAPGLACEPLMDEWLGPVCSPTYAKKLRGKHGLDAVTLLHTRTRPHAFRDWAKAASLRLRPKRQLTFDHFSLSLQSATAGLGLAIGPSPLVADALQTGQLVAPFGFVRGDVGYVLLGPSHGETDPRLHVLRDWLMAQAKGVVLSKSSRFNVPSTG; encoded by the coding sequence ATGAACGCGCGCCCCGAGCTCCCTTCGCTGCACGCTTTGCATTGCTTCGACGTGGCCTCGCGTTCGGCGAACTTCACGGAGGCCGCGCGCACCTTGCATCTGACGCACGGGGCGATCAGCCGGCAGATTCGCGCGTTGGAGACGGCGCTGGGGGTCCGCCTCTTCGTCCGCGGCGCGCGAAACGTCGCGCTGACCGCCGATGGGACGGCGCTCATGCAGGTCACCGAGCGAGCCTTCGGCATTTTGCACGAAGGCGTTGCCCAAATGCAGCGCCGGCACGAGCGCCCACTGGTTCTCTCCTGCGAGCCGACCCTGGCGCTCCAATGGCTCATTCCCCGGCTCGCGAGCTTTTACGAGGCCCACCCGGAGCAGGTCGTCCACATCGAGTCCAGCGGCGGTCCCATCGACTTCGCGCGCACCGGCGTCGACTTGGCCATCCGCCGGCAGGATTTCCCCATCGCGCCGGGACTCGCGTGCGAGCCCCTGATGGACGAGTGGCTCGGCCCCGTGTGCAGTCCGACTTACGCGAAAAAGCTACGCGGCAAGCACGGCCTCGATGCCGTCACGTTGCTGCACACACGCACGCGCCCCCACGCCTTCCGCGATTGGGCCAAGGCCGCCTCACTGCGCCTGCGTCCGAAGCGCCAACTGACATTCGACCATTTCTCCCTCAGCCTTCAATCGGCCACGGCCGGCCTGGGCCTCGCCATCGGCCCCTCCCCTCTCGTCGCCGACGCCCTGCAAACGGGTCAACTCGTCGCCCCTTTCGGCTTCGTCCGCGGTGACGTTGGGTATGTGCTTTTGGGCCCTTCGCACGGCGAGACGGATCCACGACTCCACGTCCTGCGCGACTGGCTCATGGCGCAGGCCAAGGGCGTCGTTCTTTCGAAGTCCTCGAGGTTCAATGTCCCGTCAACAGGCTGA
- the ltaE gene encoding low-specificity L-threonine aldolase translates to MIDLRSDTVTLPTTSMKDAMFCAELGDDVYGEDPSVNRLERHTAELLGKEAGLFVASGTMGNLCAILTHGVRGSRVIAGNESHVYRAEAGGASVLGGLVLHPIRNTDDGGLDLEELATALESPDDPHVAPAGLLTLENTQNRCGGAVLDAATIARHADLAHERSIPVHVDGARLFNAAVALGVSARSLVESVDSVQVCFSKGLAAPVGSMLVGPADFIHRARRIRKMVGGGMRQAGVLAAACQVALDTMVERLADDHARARRLAEGIAAVAGPEITVVPPRSNIVILKAKHADGRIERLVAGLRQEGILAGSGSAVRLRAVLHHGIGDDQLERAIGAFQRLLRAGSG, encoded by the coding sequence ATGATCGACCTGCGAAGCGACACGGTGACCCTTCCCACGACGTCCATGAAAGACGCCATGTTTTGCGCCGAACTAGGCGACGATGTGTACGGGGAAGATCCCTCCGTCAATCGGCTCGAGCGGCACACGGCGGAACTTCTCGGCAAAGAGGCGGGACTCTTCGTGGCGAGCGGCACCATGGGCAACCTGTGCGCCATCCTCACGCATGGCGTTCGCGGCTCACGCGTGATTGCAGGCAACGAAAGCCACGTGTACCGCGCCGAGGCGGGAGGGGCCTCCGTGCTGGGCGGCCTGGTGCTCCACCCCATTCGAAACACGGACGACGGCGGGCTCGACCTCGAAGAGCTCGCGACGGCGCTCGAAAGCCCGGACGATCCGCACGTTGCGCCGGCGGGGTTGCTCACCCTCGAGAACACGCAAAATCGATGCGGCGGTGCCGTGCTGGACGCTGCGACCATCGCCCGGCATGCCGACCTTGCGCACGAGCGCTCGATCCCCGTTCACGTCGACGGAGCGCGCCTCTTCAACGCCGCGGTGGCCTTGGGGGTGAGTGCGCGCTCCCTGGTGGAATCGGTGGACAGCGTCCAGGTGTGCTTTTCCAAAGGGCTTGCAGCCCCTGTCGGTTCGATGCTCGTGGGCCCGGCCGATTTCATCCACCGCGCGCGCCGCATTCGAAAAATGGTTGGCGGAGGGATGAGGCAGGCGGGGGTTCTTGCGGCAGCATGTCAGGTTGCGCTCGACACGATGGTGGAACGTCTGGCCGACGACCATGCGCGGGCGCGGCGGTTGGCGGAAGGGATCGCCGCCGTTGCGGGCCCGGAAATCACCGTGGTGCCGCCGCGTTCCAACATCGTCATCCTGAAGGCGAAGCATGCGGACGGCCGCATCGAACGTCTCGTGGCAGGTTTGCGCCAGGAGGGAATCCTCGCGGGCAGTGGCAGTGCGGTTCGGCTGCGCGCGGTCCTTCATCATGGTATCGGCGATGACCAGCTCGAACGCGCGATAGGCGCCTTTCAACGCCTTCTTCGTGCGGGATCAGGTTGA
- a CDS encoding RNA ligase RtcB family protein: MIRIDERAHIVASPSSWIEGEAERQLRATSALTGVRWAVGMPDLHPGKGHPIGAVILVDGMVYPHLVGSDIGCGMALYRIELPRSKLHAERLAKRLRGLEGTWEGDADAWLRDRGVVEPSFRDALGTIGGGNHFAELQAVHEVAEPSALEALGLQKDTHVLLVHSGSRGLGESILRAHVAVHGAKGLEVDSVAGRDYLRAHDRALMWGRANRALIAHRFAESVGADLHPVLDVCHNAVTPHDGGWLHRKGAAPHDEGPIAIPGSRGTLTYLVEPTGDGMNSGHSLAHGAGRKWTRSDARARMRDRFRAGELLRTDLGSFVVCDDKDLLFEEAPDAYKRIDRVVADLVEVGACRVLSTLRPVVTYKIRK, translated from the coding sequence ATGATTCGAATCGATGAACGCGCACATATCGTGGCTTCGCCCTCGAGTTGGATCGAGGGGGAGGCCGAGCGGCAGCTTCGTGCCACGAGTGCACTCACGGGGGTGCGGTGGGCGGTGGGCATGCCCGATTTGCATCCCGGCAAAGGGCATCCCATCGGTGCGGTCATTTTGGTCGATGGGATGGTCTATCCGCACTTGGTGGGCAGCGATATCGGCTGTGGCATGGCGCTTTATCGCATCGAGCTGCCCCGCTCGAAGCTGCACGCCGAGCGCCTCGCCAAACGGCTTCGTGGCCTCGAAGGAACCTGGGAAGGCGACGCCGATGCGTGGCTGCGCGATCGCGGGGTCGTCGAGCCATCGTTTCGCGATGCACTCGGCACCATCGGCGGCGGGAACCACTTTGCCGAGCTCCAAGCGGTGCACGAGGTGGCCGAGCCCTCGGCCCTCGAGGCCCTCGGGCTCCAGAAGGACACACACGTGTTGCTCGTGCATAGCGGCTCGCGCGGCCTGGGCGAATCGATTTTGCGCGCCCACGTCGCGGTGCATGGCGCCAAAGGGCTCGAGGTCGACAGCGTCGCGGGGCGCGATTACCTGCGCGCGCACGACCGCGCCCTCATGTGGGGGCGGGCCAACCGCGCCCTCATCGCGCATCGATTCGCCGAATCCGTCGGCGCCGACCTGCACCCCGTGCTCGATGTTTGCCACAATGCCGTCACCCCGCACGACGGCGGCTGGCTCCATCGCAAAGGCGCGGCCCCGCACGACGAAGGCCCCATTGCCATCCCCGGATCGCGCGGCACCCTGACGTACCTCGTGGAGCCCACCGGCGATGGGATGAACTCGGGACATTCCCTCGCGCATGGCGCGGGTCGCAAATGGACCCGCAGCGACGCGCGGGCCCGCATGCGCGATCGCTTCCGCGCCGGCGAGCTCCTGCGCACCGACCTGGGGAGCTTCGTCGTATGCGACGACAAGGACCTCCTCTTCGAAGAGGCGCCCGATGCCTACAAGCGCATCGATCGCGTCGTGGCCGATCTCGTCGAGGTGGGCGCTTGCCGCGTGCTCTCCACCCTCCGCCCGGTGGTCACGTACAAAATACGCAAATGA
- a CDS encoding polysaccharide lyase, which yields MHHGSKRGRLIWAIIAACMPLSCSGVDATDDEDLESTAAAAEAASWQLKWNPEANRDGLKAFEGIEDDRANSHSAGQPHIFVSGNNYRFNMHMVDRDTSTDRQRQEVKGMRTSSGSLIDMNLGETWKLSWSLYIPSSLKATTSFTHIMQLKMPGNGTSPILVMSLRRHGSTPKIEVKVIEGDVLVGAIDLAPLQNKWIDTDLEFKIGDGSSGSVRWVVRNGGTTVIDTKKTGVDLWLGDRVRPKWGIYRSLGDTSGSLQDCYLQLNNMRGYQNL from the coding sequence ATGCACCACGGCTCGAAACGGGGGCGGCTCATTTGGGCGATCATCGCGGCATGCATGCCGCTCTCCTGCAGCGGAGTCGACGCCACGGACGATGAGGACCTGGAGTCCACCGCGGCGGCCGCAGAGGCGGCGTCGTGGCAACTGAAGTGGAATCCCGAGGCGAATCGAGATGGCCTGAAGGCCTTCGAAGGCATCGAGGACGATAGGGCGAATTCGCATTCCGCCGGCCAGCCCCACATCTTCGTTTCGGGCAACAATTACCGCTTCAACATGCACATGGTCGACCGGGACACCTCCACGGATCGGCAGCGCCAGGAGGTGAAGGGAATGCGCACCTCCAGCGGTAGCCTCATCGACATGAACTTGGGCGAGACGTGGAAGCTTTCCTGGTCGCTCTACATTCCGAGCTCCTTGAAGGCGACGACGTCGTTCACCCACATCATGCAGCTCAAAATGCCGGGCAACGGTACGAGTCCGATTCTCGTCATGTCGCTGCGCCGCCACGGGAGCACGCCGAAAATCGAGGTCAAAGTCATCGAGGGCGACGTCCTCGTCGGCGCCATCGATCTGGCACCGCTCCAGAACAAGTGGATCGATACCGACCTCGAATTCAAAATTGGCGATGGCTCGAGCGGTTCCGTGCGCTGGGTCGTTCGCAACGGGGGCACCACGGTGATCGACACCAAGAAAACCGGTGTCGACCTATGGCTCGGCGATCGCGTCCGCCCGAAGTGGGGCATCTACCGCTCCCTCGGCGACACCTCCGGCTCGTTGCAGGACTGTTATCTACAGCTCAACAACATGCGCGGATATCAAAACCTCTAG
- a CDS encoding DUF2007 domain-containing protein: protein MGNHVHEPREHEWVTLRTFDDQIAAEMMLNFLRDHDITVTVLGNSVATTMLNRFNTVLDIRLAVPRDELEQAREALRGFEPEGELEQQPFRGPMPYRTKGKRPKEDPTEDEEPVRRRYRRAAFALAWLLPFGGGHFYAQHSAAGVVFATAIVGNTLLLMTTGDSKIGSLVFLFVAADAITAPFAVARYNANQVPGASAQIGRAVFTLAAAWVLALICVFCT, encoded by the coding sequence ATGGGCAACCACGTGCACGAGCCGCGCGAACACGAATGGGTGACGCTACGGACGTTCGACGATCAGATTGCCGCAGAGATGATGCTGAACTTTCTGCGCGATCATGACATCACCGTGACGGTGCTCGGAAACAGCGTCGCCACGACGATGCTCAATCGCTTCAATACGGTGCTGGACATCCGACTGGCCGTGCCCCGGGACGAACTCGAGCAAGCGCGCGAGGCGCTGCGCGGGTTCGAGCCGGAAGGCGAATTGGAGCAGCAGCCTTTTCGCGGTCCGATGCCCTATCGCACGAAGGGCAAGCGCCCGAAAGAGGATCCCACGGAGGACGAGGAGCCGGTCCGACGGCGGTACCGGCGGGCGGCGTTTGCGCTTGCGTGGCTGCTGCCCTTTGGAGGCGGGCACTTCTACGCGCAGCATTCCGCCGCCGGTGTGGTGTTCGCCACGGCCATCGTGGGCAATACCTTGCTGCTGATGACCACGGGCGATTCGAAGATTGGGTCCCTCGTGTTTCTGTTCGTGGCCGCCGATGCGATCACGGCCCCGTTCGCGGTGGCGCGTTACAATGCCAATCAGGTTCCCGGGGCCTCGGCGCAAATTGGAAGGGCCGTGTTTACGCTGGCTGCCGCATGGGTGCTGGCGCTCATTTGCGTATTTTGTACGTGA
- a CDS encoding beta-N-acetylhexosaminidase, translating to MAPTSRAFSVPLCVLAAAAVTAACSPGADTDVNPVANEDNSSVQEQELAAAIGLDKVIPSPVSVQSKSEQEYTLTRNTVVYTDPNSQDAARVGEYLAGLLRPATGYPFTVRPASGVPNSGIALLLSGANGSVGASGYEIDVNGSRVLVRAKTGAGLFAAVQTLRQLLPVAIENSTVENASWKIAGGHILDYPRTDYRGGMLDVARHFFPVSTVKRYIDHLARYKLNYFHIHLADDQGWRIQIDSYPRLATYGGSTQVGGGPGGYYTKAEYTDIVNYAAARYITVIPEIDMPGHTNAALASVPELNCNNQAPPLYTGTDVGFSSFCMDEAHRAVVTKFIDDVVRELAALTPGPYIHLGGDEAHSTPEADYIAFEKRVFPIVAKYGKRMVGWHEILKATPDTTALPQYWGTTPDDANVKAAAQRGMKFLVSAANKTYLDMKYDQNTPLGQDWAGLIEVRDAYDWNPTAYLTGVSSSQIAGFEAPLWTETITKLADIEYMIFPRLPALAERGWSPASRTWSDFRTRLATHSPRWKKAKITYYPSPQIAWP from the coding sequence ATGGCCCCGACCTCTCGCGCATTTTCCGTCCCGCTCTGTGTGCTCGCCGCCGCCGCAGTCACGGCAGCGTGCTCGCCGGGCGCCGACACCGACGTAAACCCCGTAGCCAACGAGGATAACAGCTCCGTTCAGGAACAGGAATTGGCCGCTGCCATTGGCCTCGACAAGGTGATTCCTTCGCCGGTATCCGTTCAATCCAAATCTGAACAAGAATACACACTAACGCGAAATACCGTGGTGTACACGGATCCCAATTCGCAAGATGCGGCACGCGTTGGCGAATACCTCGCAGGGCTGCTTCGTCCCGCCACGGGGTATCCGTTCACGGTGCGTCCCGCCAGCGGGGTTCCGAACTCGGGCATCGCGCTCCTGCTCAGCGGAGCGAACGGCAGCGTGGGTGCTTCGGGCTACGAGATCGACGTGAACGGATCGCGCGTGCTGGTGCGCGCCAAGACGGGTGCGGGGCTGTTTGCCGCCGTGCAGACGTTGCGGCAATTGCTACCGGTAGCCATCGAGAATTCGACGGTCGAAAATGCATCGTGGAAGATCGCGGGCGGGCACATTCTCGACTATCCGCGCACCGATTACCGCGGGGGCATGCTCGACGTGGCCCGCCACTTCTTCCCGGTGTCCACGGTGAAGCGGTACATCGATCACCTCGCGCGCTACAAGCTCAACTACTTCCATATCCACCTGGCCGACGACCAGGGCTGGCGCATTCAGATCGATTCGTACCCGCGGCTGGCCACCTATGGCGGGAGCACGCAGGTGGGCGGCGGTCCGGGCGGCTATTACACCAAGGCCGAATACACCGACATCGTGAATTACGCGGCCGCGCGTTACATCACGGTGATACCCGAAATCGACATGCCCGGGCACACCAACGCAGCCTTGGCCTCGGTTCCCGAGCTCAATTGCAACAACCAGGCGCCCCCGCTCTACACGGGCACGGACGTCGGGTTCTCCTCGTTCTGCATGGACGAGGCGCACCGCGCGGTCGTCACGAAGTTCATCGACGACGTGGTGCGCGAGCTGGCCGCGCTCACGCCGGGACCGTACATCCACCTCGGCGGAGACGAGGCGCACAGCACGCCGGAGGCCGATTACATCGCCTTCGAGAAGCGGGTATTCCCCATCGTGGCGAAGTACGGCAAACGGATGGTGGGCTGGCACGAGATCCTCAAGGCCACCCCCGATACGACGGCGCTCCCGCAATACTGGGGAACGACCCCCGACGACGCCAACGTGAAGGCAGCGGCCCAACGCGGAATGAAGTTCCTCGTCTCGGCGGCCAACAAGACGTACTTGGATATGAAGTACGACCAAAATACACCGCTCGGCCAAGATTGGGCCGGTCTCATCGAAGTGCGCGATGCCTACGACTGGAACCCAACGGCCTACCTGACGGGGGTATCGAGCAGCCAAATCGCCGGCTTCGAGGCCCCGCTCTGGACGGAAACCATCACGAAACTGGCCGACATCGAATACATGATCTTCCCACGCCTCCCCGCCCTCGCCGAGCGCGGTTGGTCCCCGGCAAGCCGCACCTGGAGCGACTTCCGCACCCGCCTCGCCACCCACAGCCCCCGCTGGAAGAAGGCCAAGATCACGTATTACCCGTCCCCACAAATCGCGTGGCCGTAA
- a CDS encoding DUF6328 family protein, which yields MDEDTSKNTESPHDRVNRELTELLSELRIALPGVQMLFAFLLTVPFHETFAKLSELLRGVFFFTFATTTVAAVFLIAPSSNHRIAFRAPEKERLLLRANGFAIVGIAFLALAICGAVFLISGMLLGEGWAPAITALAFLLIVATWYVVPLWRRAHAQRPS from the coding sequence GTGGACGAGGACACCTCCAAGAATACCGAATCGCCTCACGACCGCGTCAACCGCGAACTCACCGAGCTCCTGAGCGAGCTTCGCATCGCGCTGCCGGGCGTGCAAATGCTCTTCGCGTTCCTTCTCACGGTTCCGTTTCACGAAACGTTCGCCAAGCTGTCGGAGCTCCTTCGCGGCGTCTTTTTCTTCACCTTCGCCACGACCACGGTGGCTGCCGTTTTCCTGATTGCGCCTTCGTCCAACCATCGCATCGCCTTCCGTGCACCCGAAAAGGAGCGCTTGCTGCTCCGCGCCAATGGATTCGCCATCGTCGGCATCGCCTTTCTCGCGCTGGCCATTTGTGGTGCGGTGTTCCTCATTTCGGGAATGCTCCTCGGCGAGGGATGGGCACCGGCGATCACCGCCTTGGCCTTTCTGCTCATCGTTGCGACCTGGTACGTCGTACCGCTTTGGCGGCGCGCGCATGCGCAACGTCCTTCGTGA
- a CDS encoding serine/threonine protein kinase, with protein sequence MTSASRTEFRHVTDVVGLEGQLFAGRFLIEAQAGAGGMGIVYRAFDRSSGELVALKVLHKADSATLDRLRTEARALETLEHEGIVRYIAHGVGDEGAPYLAMEWVPGESLHLRLRRGPLAVADVAILGCRLANALETAHARGIVHCDIKPGNVLLPSKRLEQAMLADFGLARTRSRGVPNIASTRAVVGTPGYMAPEQARGAPALDGRSDLFSLGCLLFRCLTGVEAFEETSELTAIARTVLLESPRISEFRSDIPPALERLVTRLLARDLDERPPSAKVVRAELERIVRECGASEGEIASGEVRTLESAVDVTFGRYVLDDCPTEAANVVRARDSLLGRSVTLQVFGSVRDTEAIARLLTRARAAAGLSHPNIAAIYDVGEHAGVPFVATECPAGGRLRDHVGDPSVGYAQKIRWLSAMARGLATAHRAGVTHGALNPDNVVVGDGVNAENVKVIDFGFVGSGRESPYTAPEQRGGGAPDAAADQFAWGMVAFELLTGHLGYLHGAAWQPLPDGISAIVRRALRRKPEDRFPSMDALLETLEAAPHDEPELGPVPKTLRARRPALLAISLAFALSAGAIMVLRAHHSMEAWSRTAGAERGMIAPPKVEAALAIRGTLALPENAVTLSEKRDIAGRTDGERAPHRIKKRAVISANDAPAGQLPAPASDDGMNLDTSSLYSESIEASQSLASQDVSLLTGH encoded by the coding sequence ATGACATCAGCGAGTCGTACGGAATTCCGACACGTTACGGATGTTGTTGGCCTGGAGGGGCAGCTCTTCGCCGGACGATTTCTCATCGAGGCGCAGGCCGGCGCCGGTGGCATGGGCATCGTGTACCGCGCCTTCGACCGGTCTAGCGGTGAGCTGGTCGCGCTCAAGGTTCTCCACAAGGCGGACAGCGCCACGCTGGATAGGTTGAGAACTGAAGCGCGGGCACTGGAAACGCTCGAGCACGAGGGGATCGTTCGCTACATCGCGCACGGGGTGGGCGACGAGGGCGCTCCGTATTTGGCGATGGAGTGGGTTCCCGGCGAATCGCTTCATCTCCGATTGCGGCGGGGCCCGCTGGCAGTGGCCGACGTTGCCATTCTCGGATGCCGTTTGGCAAATGCCCTGGAGACCGCCCATGCCCGGGGCATCGTCCATTGCGATATCAAACCGGGGAATGTGCTTTTGCCGTCGAAGCGCCTCGAGCAAGCCATGCTCGCAGACTTCGGGCTTGCGCGAACGCGCTCTCGTGGTGTGCCAAATATCGCCTCGACGCGGGCCGTGGTCGGTACCCCGGGGTATATGGCGCCCGAGCAGGCTCGTGGTGCACCCGCGCTCGATGGCCGGTCCGATTTGTTCTCGCTCGGATGCCTGCTCTTCCGCTGCCTGACGGGCGTGGAGGCCTTCGAGGAAACGTCGGAGTTGACCGCCATCGCCCGAACCGTTCTGCTCGAGTCGCCTCGCATATCCGAATTTCGATCCGACATTCCGCCTGCCTTGGAGCGACTCGTGACGCGACTGCTTGCCCGGGATCTGGACGAACGGCCCCCGTCGGCGAAGGTGGTGCGGGCCGAATTGGAACGCATCGTTCGCGAATGCGGCGCCTCGGAGGGGGAAATCGCCTCGGGCGAAGTTCGCACCCTCGAGTCGGCGGTCGACGTCACGTTTGGCCGCTACGTTCTCGACGATTGCCCGACGGAAGCCGCCAATGTCGTTCGTGCCAGGGATTCGTTGCTGGGACGCTCGGTAACCCTGCAAGTGTTTGGCTCCGTGCGCGATACCGAGGCGATCGCGCGTCTTCTCACCCGTGCGCGCGCCGCGGCGGGCTTGAGCCACCCGAACATCGCCGCCATTTACGATGTGGGCGAACATGCCGGGGTGCCATTCGTGGCGACGGAGTGCCCTGCTGGAGGACGCCTGCGGGACCATGTCGGTGACCCTTCCGTAGGATATGCGCAGAAGATTCGTTGGCTCTCTGCCATGGCACGCGGCCTCGCAACCGCACACCGTGCGGGGGTGACGCATGGCGCACTGAATCCGGACAATGTCGTCGTTGGGGATGGCGTAAACGCGGAGAACGTCAAAGTCATCGACTTTGGATTCGTGGGCTCGGGCCGCGAGTCGCCGTACACGGCTCCCGAACAGCGAGGAGGCGGCGCTCCCGATGCGGCCGCGGATCAATTTGCATGGGGAATGGTGGCCTTCGAGCTGCTCACGGGCCATCTCGGTTATCTTCATGGGGCGGCGTGGCAGCCCTTGCCGGACGGGATTTCGGCCATCGTTCGCCGAGCTCTCCGCAGGAAGCCCGAGGACCGATTCCCTTCCATGGATGCGTTGCTGGAAACACTGGAGGCGGCGCCACACGATGAACCCGAGCTCGGACCGGTGCCGAAGACCCTTCGCGCTCGGAGGCCCGCACTATTGGCCATATCCTTGGCGTTTGCCCTTTCGGCCGGAGCCATCATGGTGCTGCGGGCGCATCACTCCATGGAAGCATGGTCGCGAACGGCGGGAGCCGAACGAGGTATGATCGCGCCTCCAAAGGTCGAAGCGGCGCTCGCGATCCGAGGAACCCTGGCTTTGCCAGAAAACGCCGTAACTCTCTCCGAGAAGCGTGACATTGCCGGTCGCACCGACGGAGAGCGCGCGCCGCATCGTATCAAGAAGCGCGCGGTGATCAGTGCAAACGATGCCCCCGCAGGACAGCTGCCAGCGCCCGCCTCCGACGACGGAATGAACCTCGATACGAGCTCGCTCTACAGCGAATCCATCGAGGCGTCACAGAGCTTGGCGTCGCAGGATGTCAGCCTGTTGACGGGACATTGA